ATCGAAACGCAGCTGCCCGGCGCCGGGCAGCTGTCTCTCTCGGTGATCGACTTTTCGGAAGTGATGCTCATCGACTTTTCCTGTGCGGACGAGGTCGTCGCAAAATTGCTACAACAGTATCTCGCGGATGAACCGCCCGATGCGTTTTTCATTTTTCGTGGTGTTCATGAAGCTCAGTGGAATCAGATACTCACTGTCCTCGACCGGCAGAGCTTGGCTGCGGTAGTGGAACGGGATGCGGGTGTGTTCGAACTCGTGGGAGTCAGCTCCGAGGATGAGGATCGCGTGTGGGGGCAACTCGAAGAGCGTGGGGTCGTGGACACCGAAGAGATCGAGACGCTGTTCGGTGCGCATGCGGACCGTCAGGCCTTGTCGTCTTTGTTTTCTCGCGGTCTCGCATTCCGCAATCCGGGTTCGGGAAGCATCCATGCACTGAGCCGTCTCGTCCGGCATCTCCTCTAAGTAGGAAGGTTCCCAATGGCAGCTTCGAGTGGAGACAAAAAAGGAACGGCTACAGTAGGCATCCACGGTGTCGGGCACGCACGCACCCCAGGGACGCCAGTTGTCCCACCGATCGCGCAGAGCGCCACCTTCCATTGGGCGACCCCTGACGACGGTGAACTCCTCTACAGCCGATATGGGAACAACCCGAATCAGCGCCAGGTGAGTGAGAAGATCGCGGCGATCGAGGGCACGGAAGCTGCTATCGCTTTGGCAAGCGGTATGGGTGCCACGGCGATGACGATTTTGGCGCTGGTTGAATCGGGTGATCACATCGTGGCATCATCGAGGCTTTACGGGGCCACTCAGGCGCTACTGATCGATGAACTGCCACGGCGAGGCATCGAGACCACGTTTGTGGATCCGGATGATGGCGACTGGATTGGCGCCATCAAGGACAACACTCGCATCATTTTCATCGAAATTCCGACAAACCCGACGCTGCGGATTCTCGACCCCCGCCCGATCGTCCACATTGCTCATGAACGCGGCCTCAAGGTCGTGTGCGATGCGACGTTCGCCTCGCCGGTGAACTTCCGGGCCGCGTCGATGGGTATCGATGCGGTGATTCAAAGCGCCACGAAGTATCTCGGGGGACATTCCGACGTGATCGCGGGAGCGGTGTCAGGGTCGACTGAGCTCATTACAGAGGTCACTCGTATGTCCCGGCTCTATGGCCCCGCGCTCGATCCCCATCCGGCCTGGCTGCTCGACCGCGGCATCCGGACGCTCGATGTGCGCATGAAACAGCACAACCAGAACGCGCAGGTAATCGCTGAGTGGTTCGAGGGACGGGCGGATGTTGCCCGGGTCGCCTATCCGGGGCTCGCTTCGCACCCGGATCATGGGCTGGCGCAGGACCTCATGAGCGGTTTCGGAGGCATGGTGAGCGTGGTGCTAGAGGGAGGGGGAGAGGCGGCTGATCGCTTCATGAGTCGACTTGAGTTGGCCATCGCCGCACCCAGTCTCGGCGGTGTCGAGACGCTCGTGTCACAGCCACGCTGGACGTCGCACGGGGGGCTCAATGAGGCAGAGCGGGAGGCACAAGGCATTCCCGATGGATTCGTGCGCCTGAGCATCGGTATAGAAAACGCCGAGGACCTGATCGCTGACTTCGACCAAGCCCTCGGCTGACTCTCTGTCTCTGATCGGGCCCTGAGTCCCGGTTGCGAAAACTGTGCTACGCTTCATCCATGAACGGATAGCTGTAGTCAGTCGGCGAGACGAAGGTCTCTTTGATCGATCGGGCGCTGACCCAGCGCAGCAGGTTGAACATTGAGCCCGCTTTGTCATTCGTGCCGGACGCCCGCGCGCCACCGAAAGGCTGCTGTCCGACGACGGCGCCGGTGGGTTTGTCGTTGATATAGAAGTTTCCGGCGGCCTGATCCAGCGCGTCTGTGGCATGGCGAATGACGCGTCGATCTCGCGCGAAGATGGCCCCCGTAAGAGCGTAGTCCGACGTCTCATCCACCAGCTTCAGCGTCTGTTCCCACTGGTCATCGGGGTAGATGTAGAGTGTGATCACGGGCCCGAATACCTCGTCGCACATCGTCACGTAGTCGGGGTTCTTTGCGACGATGATCGTAGGACGCACGTACCAACCCTCAGAATCGTCACACTCTCCTCCGACGATGACTTCCGCATCGTCCGAAGCATGTGCCCCATTGATGTACATCTTGATCTTGTCGAACGACTTCTGGTCGATCACAGCGTTGACCAGATTCGAGAAATCACGGACATCACCCATCGTGAGCGCTGCAGTTTCCTCGATGAGTGGGCCCTTCAACTCGGCCCAAATGCTCTCCGGGATATAAGCCCGGGATGCCGCACTGCATTTCTGGCCCTGATACTCGAAGGCCCCACGGACGATGGCAGTCTTGATGGCCTTCCAGTCCGCCGATGGATGGACGGCAATGAAATCTTTTCCGCCCGTTTCCCCGACGATCCGGGGATAACTCCGATAGGTATCCATGTTGTCGCCGATCGTTTTCCAGAAGCTCTTGAAGACGGCGGTCGAGCCGGTGAAGTGGATGCCGGCAAAGCTGGGAGACGACATGACCTCCTTGGTCACCTCCACAGGATCTCCCGGGACGAAATTGATTACGCCCGGCGGGAGGCCTGCCTCATCGAACAGCTGCATCATGTAGTAGTTCGACAGCAGCGCAGTGAGTGACGGCTTCCAGACTGACGTGTTCCCCATCATGGCCGGCGTGCCCGGGAGGTTGGCCCCGATGGCGGTGAAGTTGAATGGGCTCACCGCATAGATGAAGCCTTCAAGCGCACGGTACTCGGCGCGATTCCAGACGGTTGGATCCGAAAGAGGCTGTTTAGAATAGATTTCTTCTGCGAAGTCGGCCGCGAAGCGGAAGAAGTCGATCGTCTCGCATGCCGCGTCGATTTCGGCTTGATACGCATTCTTGC
This portion of the Longimicrobiales bacterium genome encodes:
- a CDS encoding aminotransferase class I/II-fold pyridoxal phosphate-dependent enzyme, which gives rise to MAASSGDKKGTATVGIHGVGHARTPGTPVVPPIAQSATFHWATPDDGELLYSRYGNNPNQRQVSEKIAAIEGTEAAIALASGMGATAMTILALVESGDHIVASSRLYGATQALLIDELPRRGIETTFVDPDDGDWIGAIKDNTRIIFIEIPTNPTLRILDPRPIVHIAHERGLKVVCDATFASPVNFRAASMGIDAVIQSATKYLGGHSDVIAGAVSGSTELITEVTRMSRLYGPALDPHPAWLLDRGIRTLDVRMKQHNQNAQVIAEWFEGRADVARVAYPGLASHPDHGLAQDLMSGFGGMVSVVLEGGGEAADRFMSRLELAIAAPSLGGVETLVSQPRWTSHGGLNEAEREAQGIPDGFVRLSIGIENAEDLIADFDQALG
- the pruA gene encoding L-glutamate gamma-semialdehyde dehydrogenase, coding for MHGIPAVPTPINEPILSYAPGTPERAELKAELEAQASQVVDIPLIINGEEVRTGNTIDVVMPHSHGHILARAHMAGAAEVRQAIDAANGAHREWSTMRWDDRVAVFLKMADLIAGPYRARVNAATMLGQSKNAYQAEIDAACETIDFFRFAADFAEEIYSKQPLSDPTVWNRAEYRALEGFIYAVSPFNFTAIGANLPGTPAMMGNTSVWKPSLTALLSNYYMMQLFDEAGLPPGVINFVPGDPVEVTKEVMSSPSFAGIHFTGSTAVFKSFWKTIGDNMDTYRSYPRIVGETGGKDFIAVHPSADWKAIKTAIVRGAFEYQGQKCSAASRAYIPESIWAELKGPLIEETAALTMGDVRDFSNLVNAVIDQKSFDKIKMYINGAHASDDAEVIVGGECDDSEGWYVRPTIIVAKNPDYVTMCDEVFGPVITLYIYPDDQWEQTLKLVDETSDYALTGAIFARDRRVIRHATDALDQAAGNFYINDKPTGAVVGQQPFGGARASGTNDKAGSMFNLLRWVSARSIKETFVSPTDYSYPFMDEA